A section of the Deinococcus sp. KNUC1210 genome encodes:
- a CDS encoding ankyrin repeat domain-containing protein, whose amino-acid sequence MTQAEPKEQLNAHLLRAAETGDLKNVRALLAAGASANARDGRGRTALTWAAQGDHVAVARALIAADADPDPQDDQRNNALLITGETGSVAMLREVLKARPDLTLTNRFGGTALIPAADRGHLAYVREMLRTTKINVNHVNNLGWTALLEAVILGDGDPIHTEIVRELLSHDADRRIADRDGVTPLQHARQRGYAGMVKLLTGNAIHS is encoded by the coding sequence GTGACCCAGGCTGAACCGAAGGAGCAGCTGAACGCACACCTCCTCCGTGCAGCCGAAACCGGCGATCTGAAGAACGTTCGAGCGTTGTTGGCGGCGGGTGCGTCTGCGAACGCCAGGGATGGAAGGGGACGCACGGCGTTGACCTGGGCCGCTCAAGGAGATCATGTGGCGGTCGCCCGTGCGCTGATCGCGGCGGACGCTGATCCTGATCCACAAGACGATCAGCGCAACAACGCCCTGCTGATCACGGGTGAAACGGGCAGCGTGGCGATGCTGCGCGAGGTCTTGAAGGCCAGACCCGATCTGACCCTTACCAACCGCTTCGGCGGCACAGCCCTGATTCCCGCTGCCGACCGGGGCCACCTCGCCTACGTGCGAGAGATGCTGCGAACCACGAAGATCAACGTGAACCACGTCAACAATCTGGGCTGGACTGCTCTGCTGGAGGCCGTCATCCTGGGCGACGGCGACCCCATCCATACCGAGATCGTGCGGGAGTTGCTGAGTCACGATGCAGACCGCCGAATCGCGGACCGGGACGGCGTGACGCCTCTTCAGCATGCCCGGCAGCGTGGGTACGCCGGGATGGTCAAGCTCTTGACGGGCAACGCCATTCATTCCTGA
- a CDS encoding sensor histidine kinase: MKRLSLAILIWLLLAGMGVTALFVSVSNRLATTFGTDARILHRVISQRMEQQEAVLNAVDALERQGVDRAALGTYVRTLLRPYPQVVAVERCTPLECQVLGSPTEKPPRLPASRAAAPAVGWPDDGGPLYALSRGSVRVWVDARRLTEALDSGAAPLSYTLFRPQTAAVIVAHTTPDDRVSASTTLQVEKILGTALQPFPIRISRPVPWESWPWLGGVLWTLLTAGLSVLVWRLLEARRAAQRALLDERARASGVVEAASEAIVALDEGHQVTLANPAARAALSHPLPPGTDLQAVTTFQATLSQAPFDAAAFWESLQPTSLPEGLTLLRPSAAGQEAVQVEGSLSPLRGADGELRGRVLILREVGPLQRRMLEHLEHGERRVREHEEMLAHVSRLSTLGEMGAGLAHELNQPLTAIISYGQAAARLLDDPEPDLERVRHAVGASVAQARRAAQIITRLRQWVRRAPSQSRPTDLAQAALNVLTLCRADLNRLGVQVVTSYADAPLVRADPVQLEQIILNLLRNALDAVQGIPDPTIRLSIAQDQQSWTLSIRDNGSGIAADVSARLFTPFTTSKAGGLGLGLSLSQTLAQGMGGDLSGANANGGGAVFTLSLPRLVLEAASD; the protein is encoded by the coding sequence ATGAAGCGCCTCTCTCTCGCCATCCTGATCTGGCTGCTCCTCGCCGGTATGGGCGTGACGGCGCTGTTTGTATCGGTGAGCAATCGTCTGGCCACGACCTTCGGGACTGACGCACGCATCCTGCACCGGGTCATCTCACAGCGAATGGAACAGCAGGAAGCTGTGCTGAACGCTGTGGATGCGCTGGAACGGCAGGGCGTGGACAGGGCGGCCCTAGGCACATACGTAAGGACGCTGCTTCGCCCCTACCCACAGGTGGTGGCCGTGGAGCGATGCACGCCGCTGGAGTGCCAGGTGCTGGGATCACCCACCGAAAAGCCGCCACGTCTGCCCGCCTCGCGCGCTGCTGCACCCGCTGTGGGGTGGCCGGATGACGGCGGCCCGCTGTACGCCCTGTCGCGCGGCAGCGTGCGGGTGTGGGTGGACGCCCGGCGGCTGACCGAGGCACTGGATAGTGGGGCCGCACCGCTGTCCTATACGCTGTTTCGCCCCCAGACAGCTGCGGTCATCGTCGCCCATACAACGCCCGACGATCGGGTGAGCGCTTCCACGACGCTGCAGGTCGAAAAAATCCTGGGAACCGCTCTGCAGCCCTTTCCCATCCGCATCTCACGCCCAGTTCCGTGGGAAAGCTGGCCGTGGCTGGGCGGTGTCCTATGGACGCTGTTGACCGCAGGCCTGAGCGTCTTGGTCTGGCGTCTGCTGGAAGCCCGGCGAGCCGCGCAACGCGCCCTGCTCGACGAGCGGGCGCGGGCGAGCGGCGTCGTGGAGGCTGCTTCCGAGGCCATCGTGGCGCTGGATGAGGGTCACCAGGTCACATTGGCAAATCCGGCGGCGCGGGCAGCACTGAGCCATCCGCTGCCGCCCGGTACCGATCTGCAGGCTGTCACCACCTTTCAGGCGACACTGTCGCAGGCACCGTTTGACGCCGCAGCATTCTGGGAGAGCCTTCAGCCGACGTCGCTGCCTGAAGGACTGACGCTGCTGCGTCCCAGTGCAGCGGGTCAGGAAGCCGTGCAGGTGGAGGGTTCTCTGTCCCCCCTGCGCGGCGCGGACGGCGAGCTGCGGGGGCGGGTGCTGATCCTCCGTGAGGTGGGCCCGCTCCAGCGCCGAATGCTCGAACATCTGGAGCATGGCGAGCGGCGCGTGCGTGAACACGAAGAGATGCTGGCCCACGTCTCACGCCTCTCCACGCTGGGTGAAATGGGTGCGGGCCTGGCACATGAGTTGAATCAGCCTCTGACGGCGATCATCAGTTACGGTCAGGCGGCGGCGCGGCTGCTCGACGATCCTGAGCCCGATCTGGAACGGGTGCGCCACGCGGTGGGTGCCTCAGTCGCGCAGGCGAGACGGGCAGCGCAGATCATCACCCGGCTGCGTCAGTGGGTGCGCCGCGCGCCAAGCCAGTCCCGGCCTACCGATCTGGCGCAGGCCGCCTTGAACGTGTTGACGCTCTGCCGCGCTGACCTGAACCGGCTTGGCGTGCAGGTGGTCACGTCCTATGCCGACGCGCCGCTGGTGCGGGCCGATCCGGTGCAACTGGAGCAGATCATCCTGAATCTGCTGCGAAACGCGCTCGATGCCGTACAGGGCATCCCTGATCCCACCATCAGGCTGAGCATCGCGCAGGATCAGCAGAGCTGGACCCTGAGTATCCGTGACAACGGCTCCGGTATCGCTGCCGATGTTTCCGCGCGTCTGTTCACGCCTTTTACGACAAGTAAAGCAGGCGGCCTGGGCCTGGGCCTGAGTCTCTCGCAGACGCTGGCGCAGGGGATGGGCGGGGATCTGAGCGGCGCAAATGCCAATGGAGGTGGCGCGGTCTTCACACTCAGCCTGCCGCGTCTGGTGCTGGAGGCGGCCAGTGACTGA
- a CDS encoding GAF domain-containing protein, whose translation MQSMPDAASGASPALTPHLQQSVQALAAARTEVEVLDATLRPAIKALGALAGTVLLIDEDAQSLRMAGHVGYDPGTLTIWQDGPLDDPVPAADVLRTRQARYFEHAGALKAAYPELEARTGAVAAVASAVLPLFLDGRPLGSLVLDFKEPHVFTPEERMFLRTLATHCTLALDRAGTLQRVTQRLEARDRIREEEVRTHEAFIAFTEAVGSELDLPTLVRQAIVVLQRRFPEASVGYYEEDRQRGVWNARIWSDDVDPATVVVLSADLPMFAQMLQRRQPVFANTWNDEPAAHDVAAQAYGAIVHYPLTVNEELHAVLSIAFRGHHPWTEADRALVRGVGLGLNVALERTHTARQLMLQNAELQARTQALAAFADLTRDLALTTDPLLLIRRAQEIVMSMLADGAALYYVPEGDRWQNHSQHGDLHSPALQAVVDAGLSLNETKNLLTPWTTGQPHFQNVYDQTTDQLAPNVEHIGATATLPLRVGGSMIGVLAFVLFHQRAWSSVDRVLLETAVQSLELALDRAAKTRKLEEERVALQAFMRFTEVVGSDTDVQVLVRQAITLLEETRSVDVTYFERDGELFKVRSWNPALPPELLVRLQTGLPHSQPGLARARQERQAVFEDHWDAAERGIPEGGSMACSPSSHSSRVWR comes from the coding sequence ATGCAATCCATGCCCGATGCAGCCAGCGGGGCATCGCCTGCATTGACACCGCACCTTCAGCAGAGCGTGCAGGCACTTGCTGCTGCCCGCACGGAGGTCGAGGTGCTGGACGCGACCCTCCGACCTGCCATCAAGGCCCTGGGTGCCCTCGCCGGGACGGTCCTGCTGATTGACGAAGATGCACAGTCCCTGCGGATGGCCGGGCACGTCGGCTATGACCCCGGCACGCTGACCATCTGGCAGGACGGCCCACTTGACGATCCGGTCCCGGCAGCCGACGTGCTGCGAACGCGCCAAGCACGCTACTTTGAGCATGCCGGCGCACTCAAGGCTGCGTATCCAGAACTGGAAGCGCGCACAGGTGCGGTCGCTGCCGTGGCCAGTGCGGTGCTGCCGCTGTTCCTGGACGGCCGCCCACTCGGCAGTCTGGTGCTGGACTTCAAGGAACCGCACGTCTTCACGCCAGAAGAGCGGATGTTCCTGCGCACGCTGGCCACGCACTGCACCCTCGCCCTCGACCGCGCTGGCACACTTCAGCGCGTCACCCAGCGGCTCGAAGCGCGCGACCGCATCCGGGAAGAGGAAGTGCGCACTCACGAGGCGTTCATCGCCTTTACAGAAGCTGTCGGCAGCGAACTCGACCTGCCCACCCTGGTACGTCAGGCCATCGTGGTGCTCCAGCGCCGTTTCCCTGAAGCCAGCGTCGGCTATTACGAGGAGGACCGGCAGCGTGGCGTGTGGAACGCGCGCATCTGGAGTGACGATGTCGACCCGGCGACCGTCGTGGTGCTCTCCGCCGACCTCCCGATGTTTGCCCAGATGCTGCAGCGTCGCCAGCCTGTGTTCGCCAACACTTGGAACGACGAGCCAGCAGCTCACGACGTGGCTGCGCAGGCGTATGGCGCGATTGTCCATTACCCCCTGACGGTGAATGAAGAACTGCACGCGGTCCTGTCGATAGCCTTCCGGGGTCACCATCCCTGGACCGAAGCCGACCGGGCGCTGGTGCGGGGAGTTGGCCTGGGACTGAACGTTGCGCTGGAACGTACCCACACTGCCCGCCAGCTGATGCTGCAGAATGCCGAGTTGCAGGCCCGCACGCAGGCACTGGCAGCGTTCGCCGATCTCACACGCGACCTGGCACTCACCACTGATCCGCTGCTCCTGATCCGGCGTGCCCAAGAAATCGTGATGTCGATGCTCGCGGATGGTGCAGCGCTGTATTACGTCCCTGAAGGCGACCGCTGGCAAAACCACAGCCAGCATGGCGACCTGCACTCACCAGCACTGCAAGCAGTCGTTGACGCGGGGCTGTCTCTCAACGAGACCAAGAACCTGCTGACCCCGTGGACGACCGGTCAGCCACACTTCCAAAACGTCTACGACCAGACCACCGATCAGCTCGCGCCGAACGTCGAACACATCGGCGCGACGGCCACCTTGCCCCTCCGGGTCGGCGGCAGCATGATCGGGGTGCTGGCCTTTGTGCTGTTCCACCAGCGGGCCTGGTCAAGCGTGGACCGCGTGCTGCTGGAGACAGCCGTGCAGAGCCTGGAACTGGCCCTCGACCGGGCCGCCAAGACAAGAAAGCTCGAGGAGGAACGGGTCGCCCTGCAAGCGTTCATGCGCTTCACCGAGGTGGTGGGCAGTGACACCGACGTTCAGGTGTTGGTGCGGCAGGCGATCACCTTGCTGGAGGAGACGCGGTCGGTGGACGTCACGTACTTCGAGCGTGATGGTGAGCTGTTCAAGGTCAGGAGCTGGAACCCTGCATTGCCACCGGAACTGCTGGTGCGGTTGCAGACGGGCCTTCCACACTCTCAGCCGGGCCTCGCACGGGCACGCCAGGAGCGGCAGGCCGTGTTCGAAGATCACTGGGACGCAGCTGAACGGGGCATCCCGGAAGGGGGCAGCATGGCGTGCTCGCCCTCCAGCCATTCTTCGAGGGTCTGGAGATGA
- a CDS encoding response regulator transcription factor, which yields MTEEGPALEPTVYLVDDDDAVRDALGFLLGTVGLNVRPFADGLALERALDTEQLLPIGCLLLDIRMPHISGLQLQLRLQERGVDLPVILLTGHADVELCRRAFRQGAADFLSKPVDETELLEAVQRAVRQHLWGRQRRAANGQARERLARLTAREHEVLRGILDGQTSKQTARTLAISARTVETHRASLFAKLEAESLAEVIRLALEGGEVERR from the coding sequence GTGACTGAGGAAGGCCCGGCGCTGGAACCGACTGTCTACCTGGTCGACGACGATGACGCAGTGCGGGACGCGTTGGGGTTTTTGCTCGGCACCGTCGGCCTGAACGTGCGTCCTTTTGCCGATGGTCTGGCCCTGGAACGCGCCCTGGACACCGAGCAGCTCCTCCCCATCGGCTGCCTGCTGCTGGATATCCGGATGCCGCACATCAGCGGTCTGCAGTTGCAACTCCGTCTTCAGGAGCGTGGCGTGGACCTGCCGGTGATCCTGCTGACCGGCCACGCTGACGTGGAGCTGTGTCGCCGGGCCTTTCGTCAGGGCGCGGCGGACTTCCTGAGCAAGCCGGTCGACGAGACCGAGCTGCTCGAAGCCGTTCAGCGCGCCGTGCGCCAGCACCTGTGGGGACGTCAGCGCCGGGCGGCAAACGGGCAGGCCCGCGAACGTCTCGCGCGCCTGACAGCACGCGAACACGAGGTCCTGAGAGGAATCCTGGATGGCCAGACCAGCAAGCAGACCGCCCGCACGCTCGCCATCTCGGCACGCACTGTGGAGACGCACCGCGCCAGTCTCTTCGCCAAACTGGAAGCCGAGTCGCTGGCCGAGGTGATCCGCCTGGCATTGGAGGGAGGGGAAGTCGAACGGCGTTGA
- a CDS encoding AAA family ATPase: MPLPTPPVEFKLFGMPAIRSGSMDLTPSVRKSLALVAYLALEGATDRSRLADLLWSELTESDAKRNLRQELWRLQRSPLAPWLEAKPGSISLFPTVQTDVAAFRQRLSETRDDDALALYTGPLLEHLEVSGASGFDAWLSERREELASLWKSALHRHSAQLEAQGDLRGALQCHLRLLQADEFQEVHQRETMRLQLLLGERGAALERFERYKQLLWNELGLRPLPQTEALAWSAQTADGVSTTADLPGPVQDASAAVPLRLSLPLVGRSAEWAALEHAHAALSVVIGEAGVGKTRLAGEFAATCGPVIHLRAFESSVETPLYPAAEALRAALTDPLSRERLMTLGAVWRSEAARLVPELEPGTAAEPNTDGRARFLMGVAQALCCAAGPQGSLIFDDLHWADPMTLELLLHLVRQQSPPRPRLIATVRTQELHSHGALSAALTALERERQVCRVELTDLTAADVLTLIQMLSGQRAQLFANRLFQASAGNPLYLLESLQHLFEIGTLQQAADGRWRTPFDTSTRDYAELPLPTSVRDAITRRTAYHGPAALRLLEAASVSEDHWQLDDLAPALSLSDWEAVEALERLLEAGLVVRLSDETFGFSHTLVRRVLLDHLSAERRRLLHRRLADRLETTGAAAHRIAQHLEHAGLKEQAAPWRIRAGQDAAQVYAYPAALEQYTRALEDGLPLNEAFDVRAARVDLLKFMGELPAREAELREMEPLVVQLGEQYRTALQIHQATFLLDAGRYADALERVQALLRTEDLLPHQQALGLRLAGHALGKLGRPLEGTARLQAALALPGTLPPGLLGGIHNDLSNLAIEAGTLDVAEQHNQQALTLFTAEGALRAQAIALNSGARIAYTRGDLPGAVHQLEQALNRAQRIADKHLQLLFLNNVIRLQVDHGQLEQALTALNAGMAVLNEPRDPLYEGLLRSRAGDIHRLTGDLGQALTNDHTAILLADSIGAVAVQITRRIHLAHFLLQLGDVDGAGELLDRARALHVAAGNTERHDALDVGMADLALARGDYAAAREHLTVTSHQRTDTSTESGAMLRILQSAALLGLHQPSALEPLLLDLPKRPALRALALILQLRSPVRQDREQDVAQARSLLSSGQVPPLEHLELTRALIERLHASGLRPDREVERLHRDAGALQQVLTASLPAERRAPFTAAVGHWARGRRKP; the protein is encoded by the coding sequence ATGCCACTTCCGACTCCGCCGGTTGAATTCAAACTCTTCGGAATGCCGGCCATTCGCAGCGGCAGTATGGATCTCACGCCGTCTGTCCGCAAGAGTCTGGCGTTGGTGGCCTATCTGGCACTTGAGGGGGCGACTGACCGGAGCCGACTCGCGGACCTGCTGTGGTCGGAGTTGACTGAGAGCGACGCGAAACGCAACCTCCGTCAGGAACTGTGGCGGTTGCAGCGTTCTCCTCTGGCGCCCTGGCTTGAGGCGAAGCCGGGCAGCATTTCGCTGTTCCCCACCGTGCAGACCGACGTGGCCGCATTTCGCCAGCGCCTTTCGGAAACCAGGGACGATGACGCCCTGGCGCTGTACACAGGCCCGCTGCTGGAGCACCTTGAGGTGAGCGGCGCGAGCGGTTTCGACGCGTGGCTTAGTGAGCGACGCGAAGAATTAGCGTCGCTCTGGAAGTCGGCGCTGCACCGCCACAGTGCACAGCTGGAAGCGCAGGGCGATCTGCGTGGGGCCCTCCAGTGCCATCTGCGTCTGCTCCAGGCAGATGAGTTCCAGGAAGTGCATCAGCGCGAGACCATGCGGCTCCAGCTGCTGCTGGGAGAACGCGGCGCGGCGCTGGAGCGCTTCGAGCGCTACAAGCAGCTGCTGTGGAACGAATTGGGCCTGCGTCCGTTACCCCAGACCGAAGCGCTGGCGTGGTCTGCCCAGACGGCCGATGGTGTGTCCACCACAGCCGACCTCCCCGGGCCTGTTCAGGACGCGTCTGCAGCTGTGCCCCTGCGGCTGAGTCTGCCGCTGGTCGGACGCAGCGCCGAGTGGGCAGCACTGGAACACGCCCACGCGGCGCTCAGCGTGGTGATCGGTGAAGCGGGTGTCGGCAAGACCCGGCTGGCAGGTGAGTTCGCTGCAACGTGTGGTCCGGTGATTCATCTGCGGGCCTTCGAATCGTCTGTAGAAACGCCGCTCTATCCCGCTGCCGAGGCCCTCCGTGCCGCTCTGACGGATCCGCTCAGCCGTGAACGTCTGATGACCCTCGGCGCGGTGTGGCGCTCGGAGGCGGCCCGCCTGGTCCCGGAACTCGAACCCGGCACGGCCGCCGAACCGAACACCGACGGGCGGGCACGGTTCCTGATGGGTGTGGCGCAGGCGCTGTGCTGCGCTGCCGGGCCGCAGGGCAGCCTGATCTTCGATGATCTGCACTGGGCGGACCCGATGACGCTCGAACTCCTGCTGCATCTCGTTCGGCAGCAATCGCCACCGCGCCCGCGTCTGATTGCCACGGTACGGACACAGGAACTCCACAGTCATGGGGCGCTGTCAGCGGCGCTGACGGCCCTTGAACGCGAGCGTCAGGTGTGCCGCGTCGAACTCACAGACCTGACGGCAGCAGACGTCCTGACACTCATCCAGATGCTGTCCGGCCAACGTGCCCAGCTGTTCGCCAACCGGTTGTTTCAGGCGAGTGCTGGCAATCCCCTCTACCTGCTCGAAAGCCTTCAGCATCTGTTTGAAATCGGAACGTTGCAGCAGGCGGCAGACGGCCGCTGGAGGACACCGTTCGACACCTCGACCCGCGACTACGCGGAATTGCCGTTGCCCACCAGTGTGCGCGACGCCATCACGCGCCGCACGGCATACCACGGTCCGGCGGCCCTGCGGCTGCTGGAAGCCGCCAGCGTCTCCGAGGATCACTGGCAGCTGGATGATCTGGCGCCAGCGCTGTCGCTGTCCGACTGGGAAGCGGTGGAGGCGCTGGAACGGCTGCTGGAAGCTGGACTGGTGGTGCGGCTCAGCGACGAGACGTTCGGCTTCTCGCACACCCTGGTGCGGCGGGTGCTGCTTGATCACCTCAGTGCTGAGCGCCGCCGACTCCTCCATCGCCGGCTGGCAGACCGTCTGGAAACGACGGGCGCGGCGGCGCACCGCATTGCCCAGCATCTGGAACACGCGGGACTCAAGGAGCAGGCTGCGCCGTGGCGGATTCGTGCGGGCCAGGACGCCGCGCAGGTCTATGCGTATCCGGCAGCGCTGGAACAGTACACCAGAGCCCTTGAGGACGGGTTGCCTCTGAACGAGGCGTTTGACGTGCGGGCCGCGCGGGTCGACCTGTTGAAATTCATGGGGGAGCTTCCGGCGCGCGAAGCCGAGCTGCGCGAGATGGAACCCCTGGTTGTTCAGCTCGGTGAGCAGTACCGAACCGCTCTGCAGATTCATCAGGCGACGTTCCTGCTCGACGCAGGACGGTACGCTGACGCACTTGAGCGTGTCCAGGCACTGCTGAGGACCGAGGATCTGCTTCCACATCAGCAGGCACTGGGACTGAGGCTCGCCGGGCATGCACTGGGCAAACTCGGGCGCCCTCTCGAAGGCACGGCGCGGCTCCAGGCGGCGCTGGCACTGCCAGGCACTCTCCCGCCCGGGCTGCTCGGCGGGATCCACAACGATCTCAGCAACCTCGCCATTGAAGCTGGAACCCTCGATGTCGCCGAGCAGCACAACCAGCAGGCACTGACGCTCTTCACAGCGGAAGGAGCGCTCCGTGCTCAGGCGATCGCACTCAACTCAGGGGCCCGCATCGCGTACACACGGGGCGATCTGCCCGGCGCAGTTCATCAGCTCGAACAGGCGCTCAACCGCGCGCAACGGATCGCGGATAAGCACCTTCAACTGTTGTTCCTCAACAACGTCATCCGGCTGCAGGTCGATCACGGCCAGCTCGAACAGGCGCTGACGGCGCTCAACGCCGGCATGGCGGTGCTCAATGAGCCGCGCGATCCACTGTACGAAGGTCTGCTGCGCAGCCGTGCCGGAGACATTCACCGGCTCACCGGGGATCTGGGACAGGCCCTCACCAACGATCACACGGCGATTCTGCTGGCCGACAGTATCGGCGCGGTGGCGGTCCAGATCACCCGCCGGATTCATTTGGCTCATTTCCTGCTGCAGCTCGGAGACGTCGACGGGGCGGGCGAGCTGCTCGACCGGGCGCGGGCGCTTCACGTGGCCGCAGGCAACACCGAACGGCATGACGCCCTGGACGTGGGAATGGCCGATCTGGCGCTGGCACGCGGAGACTACGCTGCTGCACGCGAACATCTCACGGTGACCTCGCACCAGCGAACGGACACCTCCACCGAGTCCGGGGCCATGCTACGCATCCTGCAGTCGGCAGCCCTGCTCGGACTTCATCAACCCAGCGCGCTGGAACCTCTCCTCCTGGATCTGCCCAAGCGGCCTGCCCTGCGCGCCCTCGCGTTGATCCTGCAGCTCAGAAGTCCAGTGCGACAGGACAGAGAGCAGGACGTGGCGCAGGCGCGGAGCCTGCTCAGCAGCGGCCAGGTACCGCCGCTGGAACACCTTGAATTGACGCGTGCGCTGATAGAACGCCTTCACGCCTCTGGACTCCGACCGGATCGAGAGGTCGAGCGTCTTCACCGCGACGCAGGGGCACTCCAGCAGGTCCTCACTGCAAGCCTGCCCGCCGAGCGCCGAGCACCTTTCACTGCTGCCGTAGG
- a CDS encoding ATP-binding protein, translating to MLALQPFFEGLEMTSVLVMGSRTSVTWSERDRGIFRAVGRSLELALDRAAKTRRLEEERTALEAFTRFTEAVGTQSDVQMLVQQAITLLHETCAVDVAHFQREGELFKVTAWSTSADPTLLPQLQHGFILRDSSIARVLRENKAAFIDHWNDTELLIAESGIYQAVAGHPYFVDHQLERVLMIGSRTSPMWTEREKRIFSAVGRSLELALDRAAQTQRLDEERAALEAFTHFTEQVGSETEVAVLVHQAITLLVDTCGADVTYLEREGDLFKATAWNAQFDPALLTRLHAGFPLKQSNLALILREQSAAFIDHWDATAQWIEESRHLQAVAGYPVFQEGDLQSVLIMGSRRLAIWTERQKGIFRAVGRSLDLALQRATQTQLLRAQRDALAARTQELSIATEELEVFSYSVSHDLRTPVRHMLGFLQLARNALDGKLDARSARYLDVVGQAGQQMNALIDALLDVSRTARQPLNLTTVDLKRVLQHIQDTLTPDLLTRNIQWHVAALPVVQGDQTALTQVLTQFIENALKFSRTRDPAVIRVYAADQGDTWGIFVQDNGVGFDPRYRERLFNLFQRLHTAQEVTGTGVGLASVRRLILKHGGQVFAEGHLEQGATFGFSLPKVSPLNTRTP from the coding sequence GTGCTCGCCCTCCAGCCATTCTTCGAGGGTCTGGAGATGACGAGCGTGCTGGTGATGGGATCGCGCACCTCAGTGACGTGGTCTGAGCGGGACAGGGGCATCTTCCGGGCGGTGGGCCGCAGTCTGGAACTGGCTCTCGACCGGGCGGCCAAGACCCGCAGGCTTGAGGAAGAACGCACGGCACTGGAAGCATTTACCCGCTTTACCGAAGCGGTCGGCACGCAGAGTGATGTGCAGATGCTCGTGCAGCAGGCCATTACGCTCCTGCACGAAACGTGTGCGGTCGACGTTGCCCACTTCCAGCGTGAGGGCGAGCTGTTCAAGGTCACAGCGTGGAGCACCTCAGCAGATCCCACCCTCCTGCCGCAGCTCCAACACGGCTTTATCCTGCGAGACTCCAGCATCGCCCGGGTCCTTCGTGAGAACAAGGCCGCCTTCATCGACCACTGGAACGACACCGAGCTGCTCATCGCCGAGTCTGGGATCTACCAGGCGGTGGCGGGCCATCCCTACTTCGTCGATCACCAGCTTGAACGTGTACTGATGATCGGATCACGCACGTCGCCCATGTGGACGGAACGTGAAAAGAGGATTTTCAGCGCCGTAGGAAGGAGTCTTGAGCTCGCGCTGGATCGGGCGGCCCAGACGCAGCGTCTGGACGAAGAGCGGGCAGCACTGGAAGCCTTCACGCATTTTACCGAGCAGGTCGGCAGTGAGACGGAGGTCGCAGTGCTCGTCCATCAGGCGATCACGCTGCTCGTGGACACGTGTGGGGCGGATGTCACGTATCTGGAACGCGAAGGGGATCTGTTCAAGGCCACCGCCTGGAATGCCCAGTTCGATCCCGCGCTCCTGACCCGGTTGCACGCGGGCTTTCCACTCAAGCAGTCGAATCTCGCGCTGATCCTGCGCGAGCAGAGTGCCGCGTTTATCGATCACTGGGACGCAACAGCGCAGTGGATTGAAGAGTCGCGGCATCTTCAGGCGGTGGCGGGCTACCCCGTCTTCCAGGAAGGCGACCTGCAGAGCGTCCTGATCATGGGGTCACGCCGCCTCGCGATATGGACGGAACGTCAGAAGGGCATTTTTCGGGCCGTCGGCCGCAGTCTGGATCTGGCCCTGCAACGTGCCACGCAGACTCAGCTGTTACGGGCCCAACGCGACGCGCTGGCAGCCCGTACCCAGGAGCTCTCCATCGCGACCGAGGAACTGGAAGTGTTCTCGTACTCGGTTTCCCATGACCTGCGGACCCCGGTCCGGCATATGCTCGGCTTCCTCCAGCTGGCCAGGAATGCACTGGACGGGAAGCTGGACGCCCGCAGTGCCCGCTACCTGGACGTGGTCGGTCAGGCGGGTCAGCAGATGAATGCCCTGATTGACGCCCTGCTCGACGTGTCCCGAACCGCCCGGCAGCCGTTGAACCTGACGACGGTCGACCTGAAGCGCGTTCTACAACACATTCAAGACACGTTGACGCCGGATCTGCTGACCCGCAACATCCAGTGGCACGTGGCCGCTTTGCCGGTTGTACAGGGCGATCAGACAGCGCTTACCCAGGTGCTGACGCAGTTCATCGAGAATGCTCTGAAGTTCAGCCGGACCCGCGATCCCGCGGTCATCCGCGTGTACGCCGCTGATCAGGGCGACACCTGGGGCATTTTTGTGCAGGACAATGGCGTGGGGTTCGATCCCCGCTATCGGGAACGACTGTTCAACCTGTTCCAGCGACTGCATACCGCGCAGGAAGTCACCGGAACGGGTGTAGGGCTGGCGAGTGTCCGCCGCCTTATTCTCAAGCACGGCGGTCAGGTCTTCGCCGAAGGGCATCTCGAGCAGGGCGCGACATTTGGATTCAGCCTCCCCAAAGTCAGCCCCCTCAACACACGAACACCGTGA
- a CDS encoding heme-binding protein has translation MKNMLTALLTISAISLAAAQTTPAPIQLATTPTVTSASLSLSAAGRIVTLAVNNCAQLGYNVSATVVDRSGVTLAVARSENAGPHTLGASAGKAFTSASARALTSDIAKNLPTNPTLADIPGYLVLAGGAPIRVGGAVVGAVGVGGAPSGLIDEKCGTDAVATVLGG, from the coding sequence ATGAAAAACATGCTGACTGCCCTGCTGACCATCTCCGCCATTTCACTGGCTGCCGCACAGACCACCCCCGCACCGATCCAGTTGGCGACCACCCCCACCGTGACCTCGGCCAGCCTGAGCCTGAGTGCGGCCGGCCGGATTGTCACGCTGGCCGTCAACAACTGTGCACAACTCGGCTACAACGTCAGCGCCACCGTGGTCGACCGCAGCGGCGTGACGCTGGCCGTCGCCCGTTCCGAGAACGCTGGGCCGCACACGCTGGGGGCCAGTGCCGGGAAGGCGTTTACCAGCGCCAGCGCCCGCGCACTGACCAGCGACATCGCCAAGAACCTGCCCACGAATCCCACGCTGGCGGACATCCCCGGCTACCTGGTCCTGGCAGGTGGCGCACCGATCCGCGTTGGTGGCGCAGTGGTCGGCGCTGTGGGTGTGGGCGGCGCTCCCAGCGGTCTGATCGATGAGAAATGCGGCACCGACGCTGTGGCAACGGTGCTGGGCGGGTAA